Proteins co-encoded in one Calditrichota bacterium genomic window:
- a CDS encoding ATP-binding protein: protein MQDFEKLGVFYLGRLYDLEKKARRDELLLYDSRDLVTHAVCVGMTGSGKTGLCIGLLEEAALDGIPAIIVDPKGDLPNLLLTFPELSPAEFLPWVNEDDARTKALSVEEYAREQAELWKKGLAEWGQDGARIRRLREAADFAIYTPGSTAGLPVSIVASFAAPRQEILDDSELLRERVNTTVTSLLNLMGIEADPLQSREHILLSNILDRAWRQGQDMELAALIQAIQSPPMSKIGVFDVESFFPTKDRFALAMRLNNLLAAPGFETWLEGEPLDIDRILYTPEGKPRMAIFSIAHLNDAERMFFVSLLLSQLLGWMRTQSGTSSLRALFYMDEIFGYFPPVANPPAKAPLMTLLKQARAFGLGIVLATQNPVDLDYKGLANTGTWFIGRLQTDRDKQRLLDGLEGANLGSGFDRKRMEQTLASLGKRIFLMNNVHEKEPVIFETRWVMSYLRGPMTRTQIKQLMDERKKAVPVAQAAATPTVSAKRQAATARPALPPDIPEYFLPVRRGQPGDRVLRYEPKLLGLAKVYYLDRKLDIDAEETAALLASLPDHPALIDWDAADRVEMAEADLQRAAADEHAVFGELPAEATKKANYAEWQKDLQEWLFRKHSLQVLRSPSLGLVSKPGETERDFRIRLQLAAHEQRDQMVERLRQKYAPRMTSLQERVRRAEWALEREVEQAKQQKMQTAISLGTTLLGAFVGRKAISHSTIGRATTAARGASRAMKEEQDVRRAQENLEQVRQQLAELEQQLAREIEEMQARTDPMNEKLEALVLRPRKTDVNVSLVALAWVPHWQDQAGQLSPAW, encoded by the coding sequence ATGCAAGACTTTGAGAAGTTGGGTGTCTTCTACTTGGGCCGCCTTTATGACTTGGAGAAAAAGGCGCGCCGCGACGAGCTCTTGCTCTACGACTCCAGGGACTTGGTGACCCACGCCGTCTGTGTGGGGATGACCGGTAGCGGCAAGACGGGCCTGTGCATTGGCCTTCTCGAAGAGGCCGCGCTCGATGGCATCCCCGCGATTATCGTCGATCCGAAGGGCGATCTCCCCAATTTGCTGCTGACGTTCCCAGAGCTGAGTCCCGCAGAGTTCCTCCCTTGGGTCAACGAGGACGATGCGCGCACGAAGGCCCTTTCTGTCGAAGAGTACGCCCGCGAACAGGCAGAGCTGTGGAAGAAGGGCCTGGCCGAATGGGGACAGGACGGCGCGCGGATCCGGCGGCTGCGCGAAGCGGCCGATTTTGCCATCTACACGCCGGGGAGTACCGCCGGCCTGCCGGTGTCCATCGTTGCCTCTTTTGCTGCTCCTCGCCAAGAGATTCTCGATGATAGCGAGCTCTTGCGCGAGCGCGTCAATACGACTGTGACCAGCCTGCTCAACCTGATGGGCATCGAGGCGGACCCACTGCAAAGCCGCGAACACATTCTGCTCAGCAACATCCTCGACCGCGCCTGGCGACAAGGTCAGGACATGGAGCTTGCCGCGCTCATTCAGGCCATTCAGTCCCCACCGATGAGCAAGATCGGTGTGTTCGATGTGGAATCGTTTTTCCCCACGAAAGACCGCTTTGCGCTGGCCATGCGGCTCAACAACTTGCTGGCCGCCCCAGGGTTTGAGACTTGGCTCGAAGGAGAGCCATTGGACATCGACCGCATCCTCTACACGCCGGAGGGCAAGCCCCGCATGGCCATCTTTTCCATCGCCCACCTCAACGACGCCGAGCGCATGTTTTTTGTCTCCCTTCTCTTGAGCCAGCTCCTGGGATGGATGCGCACCCAATCAGGCACCAGTAGCTTGCGCGCACTGTTCTACATGGACGAAATCTTTGGTTATTTCCCGCCGGTGGCCAATCCACCTGCCAAAGCACCGCTGATGACCCTCCTGAAGCAGGCGCGGGCATTCGGCCTGGGGATAGTCCTTGCCACCCAAAACCCCGTGGACCTGGACTACAAGGGCTTGGCCAACACCGGCACCTGGTTCATCGGCCGGCTGCAGACGGACCGCGACAAACAGCGGCTACTGGACGGCCTGGAAGGGGCAAACCTCGGCAGCGGCTTCGACCGCAAGCGCATGGAGCAGACGCTGGCCAGCTTGGGTAAACGCATCTTCCTCATGAACAACGTCCATGAGAAAGAACCGGTCATCTTTGAGACGCGCTGGGTCATGTCCTACCTGCGAGGTCCGATGACCAGGACGCAGATCAAGCAGCTCATGGACGAGCGCAAGAAGGCGGTGCCGGTGGCACAAGCGGCGGCTACGCCGACCGTTAGTGCGAAACGGCAGGCAGCAACGGCGCGGCCAGCGCTGCCGCCGGACATCCCCGAATACTTCCTGCCTGTGCGCAGAGGACAACCAGGTGACAGAGTGCTGCGCTACGAGCCGAAACTCTTGGGGCTGGCGAAGGTGTATTACCTGGACAGGAAGCTGGACATCGACGCCGAGGAGACTGCGGCGCTCCTTGCTTCGCTGCCCGATCATCCGGCCCTAATCGACTGGGACGCCGCCGATCGAGTAGAGATGGCCGAAGCCGACTTGCAGAGGGCAGCCGCAGACGAGCATGCGGTGTTCGGTGAGCTGCCTGCCGAGGCCACCAAGAAGGCCAACTACGCCGAATGGCAAAAGGACTTGCAGGAGTGGCTCTTCCGTAAACACAGTCTGCAAGTCCTGCGCAGCCCGTCCTTGGGGCTCGTGTCCAAGCCGGGCGAGACGGAGAGGGACTTTCGCATCCGACTGCAGCTTGCTGCCCACGAGCAGCGTGACCAGATGGTGGAGCGCTTGCGCCAAAAGTACGCACCACGCATGACGTCGCTGCAAGAGCGCGTGCGCCGCGCCGAATGGGCTTTGGAGCGAGAGGTGGAACAGGCCAAGCAGCAGAAGATGCAGACGGCCATCTCGCTGGGTACCACGCTGCTCGGTGCCTTTGTGGGAAGAAAGGCCATCAGCCATTCCACGATCGGACGCGCAACTACTGCCGCCCGCGGGGCCAGCAGGGCGATGAAGGAGGAACAGGACGTGCGACGGGCGCAGGAAAACCTGGAGCAGGTGCGGCAGCAGCTGGCAGAGTTGGAGCAGCAACTCGCCCGCGAGATAGAAGAGATGCAGGCGCGCACCGACCCCATGAACGAGAAGCTGGAAGCTCTGGTGCTCAGGCCTCGCAAGACGGATGTGAACGTCTCGTTGGTCGCCTTAGCCTGGGTGCCCCATTGGCAGGACCAGGCCGGACAGCTCTCGCCTGCATGGTGA
- a CDS encoding AAA family ATPase, with protein MSKIGRKRVVVALGSGKGGVGKTTLALALSERLCAQGHTVTLVDADLGGQNLTAALMHPAGGPAREGPLLNTVAVPRRGMAGGQLQLVSVCQTPSDAYEDDGLAGRLARTLRKLNSGLVIVDLGPGIAPFTLDCFLAADLGVVVTTPEPLAVRGSFRFLEACLLRGLEREAHGRPEAERLWRFLRKRRGNEDKPLRDLLGGFNSGRHCLTSLLENLLRKVRVGIVVNCVRDEGDKRVAQTLRAMVLDLLGMHTELWGYVPFLRELRRLSRARHGDGTWTTQLFDGSLDPLSSVVELAGRGLRRGWPSARITVVDGQNGPQVVCSTRCTCWSSCDLRRGGYPCRITPLGELKTLLADLAAE; from the coding sequence ATGAGCAAGATAGGGAGGAAGAGGGTGGTCGTTGCGTTGGGCAGCGGCAAAGGCGGCGTGGGCAAGACGACGCTCGCCTTAGCTTTGTCAGAACGTTTGTGTGCCCAAGGACACACGGTCACCCTTGTCGACGCGGATCTTGGGGGACAAAACCTCACGGCGGCGCTCATGCATCCTGCGGGTGGGCCGGCCCGCGAAGGCCCTCTGCTGAACACCGTCGCGGTGCCACGCCGAGGAATGGCCGGGGGCCAACTCCAACTGGTGAGCGTCTGCCAGACACCGTCGGATGCTTACGAAGACGATGGCCTTGCCGGACGCCTTGCGCGCACCCTGCGCAAGCTGAATTCTGGCCTTGTGATTGTCGACCTCGGCCCGGGCATTGCCCCGTTCACGCTGGATTGTTTCTTGGCTGCGGACCTCGGGGTAGTGGTGACCACTCCTGAACCCTTAGCGGTCCGCGGCTCGTTCCGCTTCCTTGAGGCATGCCTGCTCCGCGGTTTAGAGCGAGAGGCTCATGGGCGTCCCGAGGCGGAGAGGCTGTGGCGTTTCCTGCGCAAGCGCCGTGGCAATGAGGACAAACCTCTGCGCGACCTCCTCGGCGGTTTCAACAGCGGCCGCCATTGCCTGACCAGCCTGTTGGAAAACCTTTTGCGGAAGGTGCGGGTGGGAATCGTCGTCAACTGCGTGCGCGATGAAGGAGACAAGCGCGTGGCGCAAACGTTGCGCGCTATGGTTCTCGACCTCTTAGGCATGCACACTGAGCTGTGGGGCTATGTGCCGTTCCTGCGGGAGCTGCGCCGGCTCTCGCGGGCCCGCCACGGCGACGGCACGTGGACGACCCAGCTCTTTGACGGCAGTCTCGACCCATTGAGCAGCGTAGTCGAGTTGGCCGGACGTGGCCTGCGCCGCGGCTGGCCGTCCGCCAGGATTACGGTGGTGGACGGCCAGAATGGGCCGCAGGTGGTGTGCAGCACACGCTGCACCTGCTGGTCAAGCTGCGACCTGCGGCGCGGCGGGTATCCCTGCCGCATCACTCCCCTTGGCGAGCTAAAGACGCTGCTGGCCGACCTTGCGGCGGAGTAG
- a CDS encoding sigma-54-dependent Fis family transcriptional regulator — MCQVLKAALEADGHYVAMAFDGQTALDTFAREPFDVVLCDLKMPGMDGLQVLKELKARHPGVEVILMTAYATAQTAVEAMKQGAYDYLIKPFETDELRLKVARLIEKRQLAEENVALRQELRHTFELAYVVGRSEAMEKVYRMVQKVAPTDATVLLRGESGTGKELIARAIHELSPRADKPFVAVSCGALPESLLESELFGYEKGAFTGADRRKEGLFQAAGEGTLFLDEIGDVSLATQVKLLRVLQSHEMVPLGATRPIPVRARIIAATNRNLEEALHAGTFREDLYYRINVFPIVLPPLRERREDIPELVNHFLRKYGGPKAAIEPDALAALMHYTWPGNVRELENVVERTVIMTGGGVITRADLPAHIVYSAAPSSPVEIPAAGLSLEEVERSLIVKALDKAGGNKTEAARLLGVTRRRLYSMMERLGVRPP, encoded by the coding sequence ATGTGCCAGGTGTTGAAGGCGGCGCTGGAGGCCGATGGACACTACGTGGCCATGGCCTTCGACGGTCAGACCGCGTTGGACACGTTTGCCCGCGAGCCCTTCGACGTGGTGCTCTGCGACCTCAAGATGCCCGGCATGGACGGCCTGCAGGTGCTTAAAGAGCTCAAGGCGCGCCACCCCGGGGTCGAGGTCATTCTGATGACCGCATACGCCACCGCTCAGACCGCAGTAGAGGCCATGAAACAGGGGGCGTACGACTATCTCATCAAGCCTTTCGAGACAGATGAGCTCCGCCTCAAAGTCGCGCGCCTCATCGAAAAGCGGCAGCTGGCTGAGGAAAACGTGGCCCTGCGGCAGGAGCTGCGCCACACCTTCGAACTTGCCTATGTGGTGGGGCGTAGCGAAGCCATGGAAAAGGTCTACCGCATGGTGCAAAAGGTGGCCCCCACCGATGCCACTGTGCTCCTCCGGGGCGAGAGCGGCACCGGCAAGGAGCTCATCGCCAGAGCCATCCACGAACTGAGCCCGCGTGCCGACAAACCGTTCGTCGCCGTGAGCTGCGGCGCCTTGCCGGAGAGCCTTCTGGAAAGCGAACTCTTCGGCTACGAAAAGGGCGCCTTCACCGGCGCCGATCGACGAAAGGAGGGATTGTTCCAGGCAGCCGGCGAAGGGACGCTCTTCCTGGACGAAATCGGCGATGTCTCGCTGGCCACCCAAGTCAAGCTCCTTCGCGTGCTGCAAAGCCACGAGATGGTGCCGCTGGGTGCCACCAGACCCATCCCTGTACGCGCCCGCATCATCGCTGCCACCAATCGCAACTTGGAGGAAGCGCTCCACGCCGGCACTTTCCGTGAGGACCTCTACTATCGCATCAATGTTTTCCCCATCGTGTTGCCGCCGCTGCGCGAGCGTCGCGAGGATATCCCGGAGCTGGTCAACCACTTTCTGCGAAAGTACGGAGGCCCCAAAGCGGCCATCGAGCCTGATGCCTTGGCAGCCCTGATGCACTACACCTGGCCGGGCAATGTGCGCGAGCTGGAGAACGTGGTGGAGCGCACCGTGATCATGACCGGCGGGGGAGTGATTACGCGCGCCGACTTGCCGGCGCACATCGTCTACAGCGCAGCACCGTCCTCGCCTGTGGAAATCCCCGCCGCAGGGCTGTCCCTGGAGGAAGTGGAGAGAAGCTTGATCGTTAAAGCTCTTGACAAGGCAGGAGGAAACAAGACCGAAGCTGCACGCCTATTGGGGGTGACACGCCGCAGGCTGTACTCGATGATGGAGCGACTTGGCGTTCGCCCACCGTGA
- a CDS encoding NUDIX domain-containing protein, whose protein sequence is MSQHSAGILLFRRLHGKLEVLLVHPGGPFWAKRDLGAWSIPKGLYSETEDPLQAALRELQEETGLAVQGNPIALGEFRQPSGKIIHAWALEQDFDVTRLVSNTFSLEWPKGSGKIQQFPEVDRAAWFEVDEAKKRILQGQVPIIDRLVAIVARQGERQAAAP, encoded by the coding sequence ATGAGCCAACACAGCGCGGGCATCCTGCTGTTCAGGCGCCTGCACGGCAAGCTCGAAGTGCTGCTCGTGCATCCTGGCGGGCCATTTTGGGCAAAAAGGGACCTCGGCGCCTGGTCCATACCAAAGGGCCTGTACAGTGAAACGGAGGACCCACTCCAGGCGGCACTAAGGGAGCTGCAGGAGGAAACCGGGTTAGCAGTCCAGGGGAATCCCATTGCCCTGGGGGAGTTCCGCCAACCGAGCGGCAAGATAATCCACGCCTGGGCTCTGGAGCAGGACTTTGACGTGACGCGACTGGTGAGCAACACCTTCTCGCTGGAATGGCCAAAGGGTTCTGGGAAGATACAGCAGTTTCCCGAGGTGGACCGCGCTGCCTGGTTCGAGGTCGACGAGGCGAAGAAGAGGATTCTGCAGGGGCAAGTTCCAATCATTGACAGGCTCGTGGCAATTGTGGCGCGCCAGGGGGAGCGGCAGGCAGCTGCGCCATAG
- a CDS encoding adenosine-specific kinase: protein MEIKTVQIKKPDDVNVIIGMSHFIKTVEDVHEALVCSVPNIKFGFAFCESSGPRLVRFSGTDEHLIKLAQENALAIGAGHSFVLLLGNAYPINVLRTLRDVMEIVNICCATANPVEVLVVETAQGRGIIGVVDGQSPLGVETAQDVAHRQDFLRRIGYKLG, encoded by the coding sequence ATGGAGATCAAAACTGTTCAGATCAAGAAGCCCGATGACGTCAACGTCATCATCGGCATGTCGCACTTTATCAAGACGGTCGAGGATGTGCACGAGGCGCTGGTCTGCTCGGTACCTAACATCAAGTTCGGCTTTGCCTTCTGCGAGTCATCAGGGCCGCGCCTGGTGCGCTTTAGCGGCACCGACGAGCATCTGATCAAGCTGGCGCAAGAGAACGCCTTAGCCATTGGCGCGGGGCACTCGTTTGTCCTTCTCTTGGGAAATGCCTACCCGATCAACGTGCTGCGTACGTTGCGCGACGTAATGGAGATCGTCAACATCTGCTGCGCCACGGCCAACCCGGTGGAGGTGCTGGTGGTGGAGACGGCTCAGGGGCGGGGGATCATTGGCGTCGTTGATGGCCAGAGCCCGCTCGGTGTCGAGACCGCCCAGGACGTTGCGCATCGCCAGGACTTCCTGCGCCGCATCGGCTACAAGCTCGGCTGA